A single genomic interval of Acidobacteriota bacterium harbors:
- a CDS encoding alpha/beta fold hydrolase, whose protein sequence is MPLAARLRSGLVLSTLLLTPDTARSAGPDLAGHWIGGFENRNTTVVLDATFTREPALAGTIDLPQRGEAGIALTNVSQHGRRLAFEIPGLDGNLQFDGRFDSPGRVTGSVRQGYAQTRFTLLRTAPVTDADMAGVYGTYEWAPGKVLLVARGQERPVYVDYETGRTGALFALGPDEFVAGPSVSTGFPVVLRLRASRDAAGRATSLTVERRGRRVVAGRRHLYDEVPVRYASGDASIAGSLLLPVTPGPHPAVVMIHGSGAVTRDTLRPFADHFARNGVAVLITDKRGTGLSTGRWARATFDDLADDALAGVRYLRTRREIRSSAIGVHGMSLGGWVAPLAAVKSRDVAFVIVESAPVLTPREHERLRVETSMRADGQKGEAIAQAVAFMDQKFEVARTGEGWSRLEHAMAVGARAGWLSYVNAPGSLDSLRWHWDHVFSYDPLPVLKRLQVPMLVLYGELDSVVPPKVHKARMEQAVREAGRHDVTIREFARANHGFFEAITGGRGEQPNLGNFVAGYFEVRTDWVLALSQNGLSTSELQNP, encoded by the coding sequence ATGCCACTCGCTGCCAGGCTTCGATCGGGACTCGTACTCTCGACTCTGCTTCTCACGCCGGACACCGCACGCAGTGCCGGGCCCGACCTCGCGGGACACTGGATCGGCGGCTTCGAGAATCGCAACACCACCGTGGTGCTCGACGCGACGTTCACCCGCGAGCCCGCGCTCGCGGGCACCATCGATCTGCCGCAGCGCGGCGAGGCGGGCATCGCACTCACGAACGTGTCGCAGCACGGGCGCAGGTTGGCCTTCGAGATCCCGGGCCTCGATGGGAACCTGCAGTTCGACGGCCGCTTCGACAGCCCTGGCCGCGTGACGGGCAGCGTGCGCCAGGGGTACGCGCAGACGCGCTTCACGCTGCTTCGTACCGCTCCGGTGACCGACGCCGACATGGCCGGTGTGTACGGAACGTACGAATGGGCGCCAGGCAAGGTGCTGCTGGTGGCGAGGGGTCAGGAACGCCCCGTGTACGTCGACTACGAAACGGGCCGGACCGGCGCGCTCTTCGCTCTCGGGCCTGACGAGTTCGTCGCCGGCCCGTCGGTGTCGACGGGATTCCCCGTCGTGCTGCGCCTGCGCGCGTCGCGTGACGCCGCGGGTCGCGCGACGTCGCTGACGGTCGAGCGTCGTGGGCGGCGGGTCGTTGCCGGGCGACGCCACCTCTACGACGAGGTCCCCGTGCGCTATGCGAGCGGCGACGCGAGCATCGCCGGCAGCCTGCTGCTCCCTGTCACCCCGGGACCGCACCCGGCGGTGGTCATGATCCATGGCTCCGGGGCCGTCACGCGCGACACGCTGCGGCCGTTCGCCGATCACTTCGCGCGCAACGGCGTGGCGGTGCTCATCACCGACAAGCGCGGCACGGGTCTCTCGACGGGACGATGGGCGCGCGCCACCTTCGACGACCTCGCGGACGACGCGCTCGCGGGCGTGCGCTACCTGCGCACACGCCGGGAGATCCGGTCATCGGCCATCGGGGTCCACGGCATGAGCCTTGGTGGCTGGGTTGCGCCGCTCGCCGCCGTGAAGTCGCGCGACGTCGCGTTCGTGATCGTCGAGTCGGCGCCTGTGCTCACGCCGCGCGAGCACGAGCGCCTGCGCGTGGAGACGTCCATGCGCGCAGACGGACAGAAGGGCGAGGCCATCGCGCAGGCCGTGGCGTTCATGGATCAGAAGTTCGAGGTCGCGCGCACGGGTGAGGGCTGGTCGCGGCTGGAACACGCGATGGCCGTGGGCGCGCGCGCGGGCTGGCTGTCGTACGTCAACGCGCCCGGGTCGCTCGACTCGCTGCGGTGGCACTGGGACCACGTGTTCTCGTATGACCCGCTGCCCGTGCTGAAGCGTCTTCAGGTACCGATGCTGGTGTTGTATGGCGAGCTCGACAGCGTGGTGCCGCCGAAGGTGCACAAGGCGCGCATGGAACAGGCCGTGCGCGAAGCCGGCCGCCACGACGTGACGATTCGCGAGTTCGCGCGGGCCAATCATGGGTTCTTCGAGGCGATCACCGGAGGGCGCGGAGAGCAGCCGAATCTCGGGAACTTCGTGGCCGGCTACTTCGAGGTGCGCACGGACTGGGTGCTGGCGCTCTCGCAGAACGGCCTGTCGACGAGCGAATTACAGAATCCGTAG
- a CDS encoding winged helix-turn-helix domain-containing protein: MDQLRFGDVTIDVRAGVVRLAGTPVVLRPKAYDVLLHFARHPGTLLSQMDLLAAVWPDVSVTPDSLVQCLVEIRRVLGAAAPITTVRGRGYRLDATVMVESAADTATPGSPVDDPAERVDGVERRSTTPPTLHASGLAWRPRVWLTACLVVAAMVLFAGWAVRRPDPGASVGRPLGVDSLDAEAIRLHEEGRVLLREQTRVGALQAVERFDAAARRDPSYAGAWSGLAHALTRLHIYGSADSQTVLPRARAAAVKAIALDPTLADAHSALAHVLEQYDRDWDGADASHRRAIALDPRDAKLRQLYALFLVSRLRVDEALAEMDRARELASTPGREEALRGVMLMFAGRPTDALAALDAAGEYLPSNSLAEYFRALVLADLGRFDEALAAARAARVEAGNEPTLAVGIVHALAGREADAREVWRALEAKAATSHVPATDFAMLAAALGEDDLAVRWLERAADQYGRGVPSINVHPIFRRLRAHPGYVALVKRLDLPLP; the protein is encoded by the coding sequence GTGGATCAGCTCCGCTTCGGCGACGTGACCATCGATGTGCGTGCGGGCGTGGTGCGCCTCGCCGGCACGCCCGTGGTCCTGCGCCCGAAGGCGTACGACGTCCTGCTGCACTTCGCCCGTCATCCGGGAACCCTGCTCTCGCAGATGGATCTGCTCGCGGCCGTGTGGCCGGACGTGAGCGTGACGCCGGACTCACTCGTGCAGTGCCTCGTCGAGATTCGGCGTGTACTCGGCGCGGCGGCACCGATCACCACCGTCAGGGGACGCGGCTACAGACTCGATGCAACGGTGATGGTCGAGTCCGCTGCCGATACCGCGACGCCCGGATCACCAGTCGACGATCCCGCCGAACGCGTCGATGGTGTCGAGCGGCGGTCGACGACGCCCCCGACGCTGCATGCCAGCGGTCTGGCGTGGCGACCGCGCGTGTGGCTCACGGCGTGCCTCGTGGTCGCGGCGATGGTGCTGTTCGCAGGCTGGGCCGTTCGTCGGCCGGACCCTGGCGCGAGTGTCGGTCGTCCGCTCGGCGTGGACTCGCTCGATGCGGAGGCGATCCGCCTTCACGAGGAAGGGCGAGTCCTGTTGCGGGAGCAGACGCGCGTGGGCGCGCTCCAGGCGGTGGAGCGGTTCGACGCGGCGGCCCGGCGCGACCCCTCGTACGCGGGCGCGTGGTCGGGTCTCGCGCACGCGCTCACGCGGCTGCACATCTATGGCAGTGCCGATTCCCAGACGGTGCTGCCGCGTGCGCGGGCTGCCGCCGTCAAGGCCATCGCGCTCGATCCGACGCTCGCGGATGCGCATTCGGCGCTTGCGCACGTGCTCGAGCAATACGACAGGGACTGGGACGGCGCCGACGCGAGCCATCGGCGTGCCATCGCGCTGGATCCACGTGACGCAAAACTCCGGCAGCTCTACGCGCTGTTCCTCGTGTCGCGCCTGCGCGTGGACGAGGCGCTTGCCGAGATGGACCGCGCGCGCGAGCTGGCGTCGACACCGGGACGCGAAGAAGCGCTGCGTGGCGTGATGCTGATGTTCGCCGGCCGGCCGACGGACGCGCTCGCCGCGCTCGACGCCGCAGGCGAGTACCTGCCGTCCAACAGCCTGGCGGAGTACTTCCGCGCGCTGGTACTGGCCGATCTCGGGCGCTTCGACGAGGCGCTCGCGGCGGCGCGGGCCGCACGCGTCGAAGCCGGAAACGAGCCCACGCTGGCCGTCGGCATCGTCCATGCGCTGGCCGGGCGCGAGGCGGACGCCCGCGAAGTCTGGCGGGCGCTCGAAGCGAAGGCCGCGACGAGTCACGTCCCGGCCACGGACTTCGCGATGCTCGCCGCGGCGCTCGGCGAAGATGACCTGGCGGTGCGCTGGCTCGAACGCGCGGCGGACCAGTACGGGCGCGGCGTCCCGTCGATCAACGTCCATCCCATCTTCCGTCGCCTCCGGGCGCACCCGGGCTATGTCGCCCTCGTGAAGCGACTGGACCTGCCCCTCCCGTAG
- a CDS encoding ScyD/ScyE family protein, which translates to MRTVRLLGITSLLCLTAAVSSAQLIQEHVTGLLSPVRTLALPGGALLVAEAGRTTVNSGRVSLVDRDRRRFTVIDQLPSGFHGPANDPTGPSVVLLFDRRLYILIGNGDVSIAAAGGIERVNPSPSSPLFSSILLLELPDDDGDIATGFRLPRFAHETIARGEGVYLSNADGRTARLSRVVDFVDHVPMPRPDVPDNVQISNTFAMVGSEARFHVTDAARNLVWTVSLADRTPAVVATFPPVPNTVAGLGPPVVDPVPASIRTWGDELLVSFLSGFPFGPGAARVARLDRHTGEVRTLIGGLQTAVDVLPVAHGRGRFYVVEYSTNFTAGAPGRLLLVDDVDRAPLVIAEGLMQPTSVSRNGAGDLFITEITAGRIVRIVAPE; encoded by the coding sequence TTGCGCACCGTACGATTGCTCGGCATCACGTCCCTGCTCTGCCTGACGGCGGCCGTCTCATCCGCACAGCTCATCCAGGAACACGTCACGGGACTCCTCTCGCCGGTGCGCACGCTCGCGCTGCCCGGCGGGGCGTTGCTCGTCGCCGAAGCGGGGCGAACGACGGTCAACTCCGGTCGCGTGTCGCTGGTCGACAGGGATCGGCGCCGCTTCACCGTGATCGATCAGCTGCCATCGGGCTTCCATGGTCCGGCCAACGACCCGACAGGCCCGTCGGTCGTGCTGCTCTTCGACAGGCGGTTGTACATCCTGATCGGCAACGGCGACGTCTCGATCGCCGCCGCGGGCGGGATCGAACGCGTCAACCCGTCGCCCTCGTCACCGCTCTTCAGTTCGATCCTGCTGCTGGAACTGCCCGACGATGACGGCGACATCGCGACGGGCTTCCGCTTGCCGCGCTTCGCGCACGAGACGATTGCGCGAGGCGAGGGCGTCTATCTCTCGAATGCCGACGGACGCACGGCACGGCTGTCGCGCGTGGTGGACTTCGTCGACCACGTCCCGATGCCCCGGCCGGACGTGCCCGACAACGTGCAGATCTCGAACACGTTCGCGATGGTCGGCAGCGAAGCGCGGTTCCATGTGACGGATGCCGCGCGCAATCTCGTGTGGACGGTCTCGCTCGCCGATCGGACGCCGGCCGTCGTCGCAACGTTCCCGCCCGTGCCGAACACGGTAGCCGGGCTTGGTCCACCCGTCGTCGATCCGGTACCTGCGTCGATCAGGACGTGGGGCGACGAGTTGCTCGTGTCGTTCCTCTCGGGATTCCCGTTCGGCCCCGGCGCCGCGCGCGTCGCGCGTCTCGATCGCCACACGGGTGAGGTCCGCACGCTGATCGGCGGCTTGCAGACGGCCGTGGACGTCCTCCCGGTGGCGCACGGGCGCGGGCGGTTCTACGTCGTGGAGTACAGCACGAACTTCACGGCCGGCGCTCCGGGACGCCTGCTGCTCGTGGACGATGTCGACCGTGCGCCGCTCGTCATCGCGGAGGGCCTGATGCAGCCGACCAGCGTCAGCCGGAATGGCGCGGGCGATCTGTTCATCACCGAGATCACCGCCGGCCGCATCGTGCGCATCGTCGCACCGGAGTGA
- a CDS encoding sodium:solute symporter, whose translation MHPVDWLIIVLYLAWIVWTGVQHTRGSKEIEGYFLGNRSNPWWAVGLAVMATQLSAITMVGTTGQGYVDGLRFVQFYFGLPLAMVILSVTAVPFFHRARVYTAYEYLERRFDLKTRTLTSALFLISRGLSCGTIISAPAVILSIIMGWNLPLTVLLIGMPTAIYTMLGGVQAVTWTDVKQMYVIVFGLVAVAVALVLGLPADVGLGDALRVAGAAGRMQVFDFRFSLSETYTFWSGLIGGLFLMLSYFGCDQSQVQRYLTARSEQEATSSLYMSAYWKIPLQVLVLMIGVLVFVFYLFTQPPMLFNPEHEGRVRDSALAGRYVDAEQRFASAFEARREAARALAVADDAPARSAAQARFLESDTAMRAVRNDATTLVRDVTGDRSYRDVNYVFPTFVTTHLPVGLVGIILAAIMAAAMSSIASELNALATTTVIDFYRRLLRPDAPDAHYLTVSRIATAFWGVFACVVALFAVDLGSLIEVVNRFGSFFYGSILGVFMLAMVTRRASGTGAFVGLIGGMACVASVAWLRPDISYLWHNVIGALGVVIVGLLVSVVVPAPAQGRPA comes from the coding sequence ATGCACCCCGTCGACTGGCTCATCATCGTCTTGTACCTCGCCTGGATTGTCTGGACGGGTGTGCAGCACACGCGCGGCAGCAAGGAGATCGAGGGGTACTTCCTCGGCAACCGCAGCAATCCCTGGTGGGCGGTCGGCCTCGCCGTGATGGCGACCCAGTTGAGCGCGATCACCATGGTCGGCACGACCGGGCAGGGCTACGTCGACGGCCTGCGCTTCGTGCAGTTCTACTTCGGGCTGCCGCTCGCGATGGTCATCCTGTCGGTCACGGCCGTGCCGTTCTTCCATCGCGCCCGCGTGTACACGGCCTACGAGTATCTCGAGCGCCGTTTCGACCTGAAGACGCGGACGCTCACGAGCGCGTTGTTCCTGATCTCGCGCGGTCTCTCGTGCGGCACGATCATCTCGGCACCCGCCGTGATCCTCTCCATCATCATGGGATGGAACCTGCCCCTGACGGTGCTGCTCATCGGCATGCCTACAGCCATCTACACGATGCTCGGCGGTGTGCAGGCGGTCACGTGGACCGACGTCAAGCAGATGTACGTCATCGTCTTCGGGCTGGTCGCCGTGGCCGTCGCCCTCGTGCTCGGGTTGCCCGCCGACGTCGGTCTCGGTGACGCGCTGCGCGTTGCCGGAGCCGCCGGCCGCATGCAGGTGTTCGACTTCCGTTTCTCGTTGAGCGAGACCTACACGTTCTGGTCCGGGTTGATCGGCGGGCTGTTCCTGATGCTGTCGTACTTCGGATGCGATCAGAGCCAGGTGCAGCGCTATCTCACCGCGCGGTCGGAGCAGGAGGCCACCTCGTCGCTCTACATGAGCGCGTACTGGAAGATTCCGCTGCAGGTCCTCGTGTTGATGATTGGCGTCCTGGTGTTCGTGTTCTACCTCTTCACCCAGCCGCCGATGCTGTTCAATCCGGAGCACGAGGGTCGCGTCAGGGACAGCGCGCTCGCCGGCCGGTATGTCGATGCGGAACAGCGCTTCGCCTCGGCGTTCGAGGCGCGCCGCGAGGCGGCACGCGCGCTCGCAGTGGCAGACGACGCGCCGGCACGCTCCGCGGCACAGGCCAGATTTCTCGAGTCGGATACTGCGATGCGCGCGGTACGCAACGACGCCACCACGCTCGTGCGGGACGTGACAGGCGACCGCTCGTATCGCGACGTGAACTACGTCTTTCCCACCTTCGTCACGACGCACCTCCCTGTCGGACTCGTCGGCATCATCCTCGCCGCGATCATGGCGGCGGCGATGTCGAGCATCGCCTCGGAGCTGAACGCCCTGGCGACGACGACGGTGATCGATTTCTACAGGCGCCTGCTGCGCCCTGACGCTCCCGATGCGCACTACCTGACGGTGTCGCGCATCGCGACGGCGTTCTGGGGCGTGTTTGCCTGCGTCGTTGCGCTGTTTGCCGTCGATCTCGGTTCACTCATCGAGGTCGTCAACCGCTTCGGGTCGTTCTTCTACGGCTCGATTCTCGGTGTCTTCATGCTGGCGATGGTCACCCGGCGGGCGTCGGGAACGGGCGCCTTCGTCGGCCTCATCGGCGGGATGGCGTGCGTGGCCTCGGTCGCGTGGCTGCGCCCCGACATCTCGTATCTCTGGCACAACGTCATCGGCGCGCTCGGCGTGGTGATTGTCGGCCTGCTGGTGAGCGTCGTCGTGCCGGCGCCGGCGCAGGGGCGCCCCGCATGA
- a CDS encoding argininosuccinate lyase, with translation MEQLRAALIDLAEQHIHTVYAAHTHTQPAQPTTVAHYLLAVIEQLERDHQRLRAAYDSVNRNPLGACAITGTGFPIDRDRTSTLLGFDGPTGNTYGSIATVDYLIESTSALAVLLVGTGRFVQDLLLWCTAEFGYLRLSDGYVQCSSIMPQKRNPVALEHARALGSKAFAQAQAVAMTVHNTPFGDIVDTEDDLQPLVATAFRDATRAIALVAGALSQATFDVERMASRAAEGGTTVTELADTLARTHALPFRVSHEVAARFVAERQRTPSGALVDALAAASDAVLGRTLPYTEDELRHILSASHFVDVRRTLGGPAPERTTEALRASADYLSRDAAWTSSMRERLRAASDTLRAAVDAL, from the coding sequence GTGGAGCAGCTGCGCGCGGCGCTGATCGACCTCGCCGAGCAGCACATCCACACGGTGTACGCCGCGCACACGCATACGCAGCCCGCGCAGCCGACGACAGTGGCGCACTACCTGCTCGCGGTGATCGAGCAACTCGAGCGCGATCACCAGCGCCTGCGCGCCGCGTACGACAGCGTGAACAGGAATCCGCTCGGCGCCTGCGCGATCACGGGCACGGGTTTCCCGATCGATCGCGACCGCACGAGCACGCTGCTCGGGTTCGACGGTCCGACGGGCAACACATACGGCAGCATCGCCACCGTCGACTACCTGATCGAGTCGACGAGCGCGCTGGCCGTGCTGCTCGTGGGCACCGGACGATTCGTGCAGGACCTGTTGCTGTGGTGTACCGCGGAGTTCGGGTACCTGCGGCTCTCCGACGGCTACGTGCAGTGCAGCAGCATCATGCCGCAGAAGCGCAACCCCGTGGCGCTGGAGCACGCACGCGCGCTCGGCAGCAAGGCGTTCGCGCAGGCGCAGGCCGTGGCGATGACCGTCCACAACACGCCGTTCGGCGACATCGTCGACACCGAGGACGACCTGCAGCCGCTCGTGGCGACGGCGTTCAGGGATGCGACGCGCGCGATTGCGCTCGTGGCCGGTGCGCTCTCGCAGGCGACCTTCGACGTGGAACGGATGGCGTCGCGCGCGGCCGAAGGCGGCACCACCGTGACCGAGCTCGCCGATACGCTGGCGCGCACGCACGCGCTGCCGTTCCGCGTGAGCCATGAAGTGGCCGCGCGCTTCGTTGCCGAGCGGCAGCGCACGCCGTCGGGCGCGCTGGTCGACGCGCTCGCCGCCGCGAGCGACGCGGTGCTCGGCCGCACGCTGCCGTACACGGAGGACGAGTTGCGTCACATCCTGAGCGCGAGCCATTTCGTCGACGTCCGCCGCACGTTGGGCGGACCGGCCCCGGAGCGGACAACCGAAGCGCTGCGCGCGTCGGCCGATTACCTGTCGCGCGACGCGGCGTGGACGTCGTCCATGCGCGAGCGGTTGCGTGCCGCGTCAGACACGCTTCGTGCGGCGGTGGACGCCCTGTGA
- a CDS encoding glycosyltransferase family 4 protein yields the protein MKIACVVQRYGAEVTGGAEAHCRAIAERLAEHHQVTVLTSCARDYFTWRNVYPPGDSQLGPVAVKRFPVSHPRHLHRFADLSHEVFGRRSTTQRQQAWFEENGPTVPALLDHLRVEGTRYDLVLFWSYRYYPSYFGLPLVRDRAILVPTAEEDPTIWLDVLGDYFTLPAGYVFLTEEERDLVASRAHGPLPPSCVIGSGLPPAELPHPELRGELENMGVSFPYALYLGRVETNKGCDTLFRHYMQYVDRGRPALPLILAGPEFMEVPSHPQIRPLGFVPEHLRETLLGSARALIMPSPYESLSLVLLEAWNHGVPALVNGGCKVLKGQTLRANGGLYYNHANEFVEGLTLLATDEALAVRLGAQGRAYIETWYRWPRVMATLEPFLRSVADA from the coding sequence ATGAAGATCGCCTGCGTCGTCCAGCGCTATGGCGCCGAGGTCACCGGCGGCGCGGAGGCGCACTGCCGCGCGATCGCGGAGCGCCTGGCCGAGCACCATCAGGTCACCGTCCTCACGAGCTGCGCGCGCGACTACTTCACGTGGCGGAACGTGTACCCGCCCGGCGACAGCCAGCTCGGCCCTGTGGCCGTGAAGCGATTCCCCGTCTCGCATCCGCGGCACCTGCATCGCTTCGCCGACCTGAGTCACGAGGTCTTCGGACGTCGATCGACGACGCAGCGGCAGCAGGCGTGGTTCGAGGAGAACGGCCCCACCGTGCCCGCGCTGCTCGATCACCTGCGCGTGGAGGGCACGCGGTACGACCTCGTGCTGTTCTGGTCCTATCGCTACTACCCGAGCTATTTCGGTCTTCCGCTCGTGCGCGACCGCGCCATCCTCGTGCCCACGGCCGAAGAGGACCCGACGATCTGGCTCGACGTGCTCGGCGACTACTTCACGTTGCCGGCCGGTTACGTGTTCCTCACCGAGGAAGAGCGCGACCTGGTGGCGAGCCGCGCGCACGGGCCGCTGCCGCCGTCGTGCGTGATCGGATCGGGCCTGCCTCCCGCGGAGTTGCCGCACCCCGAGCTGCGCGGCGAGCTCGAGAACATGGGCGTGAGCTTCCCGTATGCGCTGTACCTCGGGCGGGTCGAGACGAACAAGGGCTGCGACACGCTGTTCCGGCACTACATGCAGTACGTGGACCGCGGGCGGCCTGCCCTGCCCCTGATCCTCGCCGGGCCCGAGTTCATGGAGGTGCCGAGCCATCCGCAGATCCGGCCGCTCGGGTTCGTCCCTGAGCACCTGCGCGAGACGCTGCTCGGCAGCGCGCGCGCGCTCATCATGCCGTCGCCGTACGAGAGCCTGAGCCTCGTGCTCCTCGAAGCGTGGAATCACGGCGTGCCGGCGCTGGTCAACGGCGGCTGCAAGGTGCTGAAGGGCCAGACGCTGCGCGCCAACGGCGGCCTGTACTACAACCACGCCAACGAGTTCGTCGAGGGACTGACGCTGCTGGCCACCGACGAGGCACTCGCCGTCCGGCTCGGCGCGCAGGGGCGCGCGTACATCGAGACCTGGTATCGATGGCCGCGCGTGATGGCCACGCTGGAGCCGTTCCTCCGGTCGGTGGCCGACGCATGA
- a CDS encoding VTT domain-containing protein, protein MELFTDLFNWLRTLHTDEGVRALIAWGGLTVLVGIVFAETGLLAGFFLPGDSLLVTAGVVCAGAFPGLPPMNIWVANALLVIAAVVGDQVGYVLGTRAGRAIYNRPDSRFFKKKYLYEAQELYAHKGGLSLVIARFVPVMRTFVPFIAGVAQMPYRSFVFYNIFGGVLWVTSLLWIGYFLGLSPLADQIHHIILVVILVSVLPLLWEVYKRGQHATGRG, encoded by the coding sequence ATGGAACTGTTCACGGATCTCTTCAACTGGCTCCGCACGCTGCACACCGACGAGGGCGTGAGGGCCCTGATCGCGTGGGGCGGACTCACCGTCCTGGTCGGCATCGTGTTTGCCGAGACCGGCCTGCTGGCCGGCTTCTTCCTCCCCGGAGACTCGCTCCTCGTGACGGCCGGCGTGGTCTGCGCGGGCGCGTTCCCGGGCTTGCCCCCCATGAACATCTGGGTGGCCAACGCGTTGCTCGTGATCGCCGCCGTGGTCGGCGATCAGGTGGGCTACGTGCTCGGCACGCGCGCGGGCAGGGCCATCTACAACAGGCCCGATTCGAGGTTCTTCAAGAAGAAGTACCTCTACGAGGCGCAGGAGTTGTATGCCCACAAGGGCGGCCTGTCGCTCGTCATCGCGCGCTTCGTGCCCGTGATGCGCACGTTCGTGCCCTTCATCGCCGGTGTCGCGCAGATGCCGTATCGCAGCTTCGTCTTCTACAACATCTTCGGTGGCGTGCTGTGGGTGACGAGCCTGTTGTGGATCGGTTACTTCCTCGGCTTGAGTCCTCTCGCCGATCAAATCCACCACATCATCCTGGTGGTGATTCTGGTGTCGGTGCTGCCGCTCCTGTGGGAGGTCTACAAGCGCGGGCAGCACGCGACGGGCAGGGGATGA
- a CDS encoding VTT domain-containing protein, with protein sequence MTTEPERGMPTAARRLAPLAVVSLLLPPIGAALLIGYLSRIGPWLQSLGGRGVALYVAGFAVLGGFALLPTYAPAILGGWAFGDRVGLPAALAGFALAAGINYAWARWLSADHAAAALAERPRWLTVRNALVGQSWWKTLLVVALVRVPPNSPFALSNAAMAAARVVPGAYLLGTLIGLAPRTAVAVRAGSHLSTLDFSHRDAFGSVVVTIVVSVAVLGVLGWLARRALDSAIAAHAPAADTDTAPRG encoded by the coding sequence ATGACGACCGAGCCCGAGCGCGGCATGCCGACGGCCGCACGCCGTCTGGCGCCGCTGGCGGTCGTGTCGCTGCTGCTGCCACCCATCGGGGCCGCACTGCTCATCGGCTACCTGTCACGCATCGGGCCGTGGCTCCAGTCGCTGGGCGGACGCGGCGTGGCGCTGTACGTCGCGGGGTTTGCCGTCCTGGGCGGTTTCGCCCTGCTGCCCACGTACGCACCCGCCATTCTCGGCGGCTGGGCGTTCGGCGATCGCGTGGGCCTGCCGGCCGCGCTCGCGGGGTTCGCACTCGCGGCGGGGATCAACTACGCGTGGGCGCGATGGCTGTCGGCCGACCACGCGGCAGCGGCCCTCGCGGAACGGCCCCGCTGGCTCACCGTGCGTAACGCCCTCGTCGGGCAGTCCTGGTGGAAGACGCTGCTCGTGGTGGCACTGGTCCGCGTGCCGCCCAACTCACCGTTCGCGCTGAGCAACGCCGCGATGGCCGCCGCGCGCGTGGTGCCCGGCGCGTATCTCCTTGGCACGCTGATCGGCCTCGCGCCGCGCACCGCCGTCGCCGTGCGGGCCGGCTCCCACCTCTCCACGCTCGACTTCAGCCATCGCGACGCCTTCGGCTCGGTCGTCGTCACCATCGTCGTATCGGTCGCGGTACTGGGCGTGCTCGGCTGGCTGGCCCGCCGCGCGCTCGACTCCGCGATCGCGGCCCACGCACCCGCCGCAGACACCGACACCGCGCCACGCGGCTAG